In a single window of the Coregonus clupeaformis isolate EN_2021a chromosome 10, ASM2061545v1, whole genome shotgun sequence genome:
- the LOC121575576 gene encoding beta-1,3-galactosyl-O-glycosyl-glycoprotein beta-1,6-N-acetylglucosaminyltransferase 7 isoform X1 gives MIKKMYEGGCVVSVQCWTTMLQLEGAKCSFLFCLGICMLICSVIYLWAKDGTDPQGQSGPLGCRPFSQYCRAFLPSTKGSPAWQRRDCQVESYLLGMGSRGGDLDCSHLVRELHFITSPLSREEEDYPLAFILTVHKELELLVRLLRAIYTPQNVYCVHVDAKAPREYREAVASLVGCFPNVFLASHSEMVTYAGFSRLQADINCMRDLAASPVPWRKVLNLCGQDFPVKSNLELVRYMQSKEWRDRNMTPGIKQPAAMRHRTQLQHREVRGSHVAPKRGGPKKGAPPHGVQIYFGTAYYALTRTFVEFVLKSHVSRDLLEWSKDSFSPDEHYWVTLNHIKEAPGSHVGGGWGGEIRTIKWRDQEGTAHNGCKGRYVRDICIYGLEDVQWIIDRNSMFANKFESKAFPEALDCLEQWHRDKVLQQAMVPIQSWWQLATQGNTTALFNATVGL, from the exons GTGGTTGCGTGGTGTCCGTCCAGTGCTGGACTACTATGCTCCAGCTGGAAGGTGCAAAGTGCAGTTTCCTGTTCTGCCTGGGAATCTGCATGCTCATCTGCTCGGTCATCTACCTGTGGGCCAAGGATGGCACGGATCCCCAGGGTCAGAGCGGGCCCCTGGGCTGCAGGCCCTTCTCTCAGTACTGCCGAGCTTTCCTCCCCAGCACCAAGGGCTCACCAGCATGGCAACGCCGCGACTGCCAGGTGGAGAGCTATCTTCTGGGTATGGGGAGTCGAGGTGGGGACCTGGACTGCTCCCACCTGGTGAGGGAGCTTCACTTCATCACCAGCCCGCTGAGCCGCGAGGAGGAAGACTACCCTCTGGCCTTCATCCTCACTGTCCACAAGGAGCTGGAGCTGCTGGTGCGCCTGCTGCGGGCCATCTACACACCGCAGAATGTCTACTGTGTCCATGTGGACGCCAAGGCTCCGCGGGAGTACAGGGAAGCCGTGGCGAGCCTTGTGGGCTGCTTCCCCAATGTGTTCCTGGCCAGCCACAGCGAGATGGTGACCTACGCCGGCTTCTCACGGCTGCAGGCCGACATCAACTGCATGAGGGACCTGGCGGCATCGCCTGTGCCCTGGAGGAAGGTGCTAAACCTGTGCGGCCAGGACTTCCCTGTCAAGAGCAACCTGGAGCTGGTGCGCTACATGCAGAGCAAGGAGTGGAGGGACAGGAACATGACCCCGGGCATCAAGCAGCCTGCGGCCATGAGGCACCGGACTCAGCTGCAGCACAGGGAGGTCAGGGGCTCCCACGTGGCCCCCAAGCGTGGAGGCCCAAAGAAGGGTGCTCCGCCCCACGGGGTGCAGATTTACTTTGGCACAGCCTACTACGCGCTAACCAGGACCTTTGTGGAGTTTGTACTGAAGAGTCACGTGTCCAGGGACCTGCTGGAGTGGTCCAAAGACTCATTCAGCCCAGATGAGCACTACTGGGTGACGCTCAATCACATTAAAG AAGCACCAGGAAGTCATGTAGGAGGAGGCTGGGGTGGCGAGATCCGGACAATCAAATGGAGGGACCAAGAGGGAACTGCACACAACGGATGCAAAG GCCGCTATGTTAGGGACATCTGCATCTATGGTCTGGAGGATGTGCAGTGGATCATCGACAGAAACAGCATGTTTGCCAACAAGTTTGAGAGCAAGGCCTTCCCAGAAGCTTTGGACTGCCTGGAGCAGTGGCACAGGGACAAGGTCCTGCAGCAAGCGATGGTTCCCATCCAGTCATGGTGGCAACTTGCCACGCAAGGCAATACCACCGCTCTTTTCAACGCCACGGTAGGACTTTGA
- the LOC121575576 gene encoding beta-1,3-galactosyl-O-glycosyl-glycoprotein beta-1,6-N-acetylglucosaminyltransferase 7 isoform X2 — protein MLQLEGAKCSFLFCLGICMLICSVIYLWAKDGTDPQGQSGPLGCRPFSQYCRAFLPSTKGSPAWQRRDCQVESYLLGMGSRGGDLDCSHLVRELHFITSPLSREEEDYPLAFILTVHKELELLVRLLRAIYTPQNVYCVHVDAKAPREYREAVASLVGCFPNVFLASHSEMVTYAGFSRLQADINCMRDLAASPVPWRKVLNLCGQDFPVKSNLELVRYMQSKEWRDRNMTPGIKQPAAMRHRTQLQHREVRGSHVAPKRGGPKKGAPPHGVQIYFGTAYYALTRTFVEFVLKSHVSRDLLEWSKDSFSPDEHYWVTLNHIKEAPGSHVGGGWGGEIRTIKWRDQEGTAHNGCKGRYVRDICIYGLEDVQWIIDRNSMFANKFESKAFPEALDCLEQWHRDKVLQQAMVPIQSWWQLATQGNTTALFNATVGL, from the exons ATGCTCCAGCTGGAAGGTGCAAAGTGCAGTTTCCTGTTCTGCCTGGGAATCTGCATGCTCATCTGCTCGGTCATCTACCTGTGGGCCAAGGATGGCACGGATCCCCAGGGTCAGAGCGGGCCCCTGGGCTGCAGGCCCTTCTCTCAGTACTGCCGAGCTTTCCTCCCCAGCACCAAGGGCTCACCAGCATGGCAACGCCGCGACTGCCAGGTGGAGAGCTATCTTCTGGGTATGGGGAGTCGAGGTGGGGACCTGGACTGCTCCCACCTGGTGAGGGAGCTTCACTTCATCACCAGCCCGCTGAGCCGCGAGGAGGAAGACTACCCTCTGGCCTTCATCCTCACTGTCCACAAGGAGCTGGAGCTGCTGGTGCGCCTGCTGCGGGCCATCTACACACCGCAGAATGTCTACTGTGTCCATGTGGACGCCAAGGCTCCGCGGGAGTACAGGGAAGCCGTGGCGAGCCTTGTGGGCTGCTTCCCCAATGTGTTCCTGGCCAGCCACAGCGAGATGGTGACCTACGCCGGCTTCTCACGGCTGCAGGCCGACATCAACTGCATGAGGGACCTGGCGGCATCGCCTGTGCCCTGGAGGAAGGTGCTAAACCTGTGCGGCCAGGACTTCCCTGTCAAGAGCAACCTGGAGCTGGTGCGCTACATGCAGAGCAAGGAGTGGAGGGACAGGAACATGACCCCGGGCATCAAGCAGCCTGCGGCCATGAGGCACCGGACTCAGCTGCAGCACAGGGAGGTCAGGGGCTCCCACGTGGCCCCCAAGCGTGGAGGCCCAAAGAAGGGTGCTCCGCCCCACGGGGTGCAGATTTACTTTGGCACAGCCTACTACGCGCTAACCAGGACCTTTGTGGAGTTTGTACTGAAGAGTCACGTGTCCAGGGACCTGCTGGAGTGGTCCAAAGACTCATTCAGCCCAGATGAGCACTACTGGGTGACGCTCAATCACATTAAAG AAGCACCAGGAAGTCATGTAGGAGGAGGCTGGGGTGGCGAGATCCGGACAATCAAATGGAGGGACCAAGAGGGAACTGCACACAACGGATGCAAAG GCCGCTATGTTAGGGACATCTGCATCTATGGTCTGGAGGATGTGCAGTGGATCATCGACAGAAACAGCATGTTTGCCAACAAGTTTGAGAGCAAGGCCTTCCCAGAAGCTTTGGACTGCCTGGAGCAGTGGCACAGGGACAAGGTCCTGCAGCAAGCGATGGTTCCCATCCAGTCATGGTGGCAACTTGCCACGCAAGGCAATACCACCGCTCTTTTCAACGCCACGGTAGGACTTTGA